In Candidatus Desulfatibia profunda, the genomic window CTCTGGCTTCGGAATTCTTAAACCTGGAAAACTTCAGCCTGCTCAAATGGGGACCCTATGTTGAAGCATGATCTGATTTCAAAGTACATCAGACCGCTTTCCCCCAATCCGACCTCTTTGCATGCGAGCGGACAGCTTAAGGAAACCGTCAGGTGTGTTTTGTTTGATGTTTACGGCACCCTCTTTATCAGCGCATCCGGAGACATCGGCGTTGCCGGGCAAGTATCGCGGCAGACAGACCAACTGAAAAACCTTTTGCAAACTTTTGGAATCCAAAAGGCCCCGGATTTGATCCTGGAGGCTTTTTTCGCCACCATCACCGCCGAACACGAGGAACAAAAAGAAAACGGCGTCGACTTTCCGGAAGTTGAAATCGACCGCATCTGGATGCGTGTTTTGAAAAGCAGTGATTTGGAACTGATCAGGGCGTTCGCCCTGGAATTTGAACTGATCGTCAACCCGGTGTATCCCATGCCGAACCTTGAAAAGACGCTGGCCGGCTGCAAAGCATTAAACCTGCTGATGGGTATTATCTCAAACGCCCAGTTTTATACCCCTGCCCTGTTCCACTGGTTTCTGGGTTCGCATCCGGAACATCTTGGTTTTCATCCGGATCTGTTGTTTTACTCATATCGCTGCGGTTATGCCAAACCCTCTGCGCATATGTTTCAATTAGCGGCTGAAAATCTTAAGCATATGAACATCCCGGCCCAAGCCGCGCTTTACCTTGGAAACGATATGCTCAACGACATCTATCCCGCCCAAAAGATAGGATTTCAAACCGCCCTGTTTGCCGGCGATGCCAGATCGCTGCGGCTTAGAAAAGATATTCCCGAATGCAGCAACCTTTCTGCCGACATCGTTATTACCGACCTGGAACAACTTCTGGATCACATTCGCAATGCCGGAAGCAGTTTTTCAGCCACTAAGACACAAAGGCACAAAATAGGGAGAAAGCGGCAGAATACCCAATTCCAAAAGACAAGAGACAAATGACTTTTGCATATTATAATCTTCGTGTCTTCGTGTCTTTGTGGCCAAAGTATCGCAAAAAGGAGAGACTGGATGAAAGCACCCGGAAAAATCGACTCTAAAACCAAAAAAAAATTGAACCATAAAAAGCCCTATGAACCGGGAAAAAGCCCGGAGATGGATGCCTGGTTCACCACTTTTTATATCGAAAACCATCTTGACTATTTTACGCACCCGGATCAGGCCGCTTCACCGGAGCAAATTCGATTTATGGTCTATACCCAGGAAGATGAACGTTACTATCCGTGTTCGGACCGCATGTTTGCAGCGATTATGAACAAAAACCAGTCTGATTTTATTCGAGGAAAATATAACGAGGTCCTTTGGCGAATTCTGGAGTTGGTCGACCGCCAAATTGACGACCCCAACCAAAAAAAATATCTGAAAGCCCTTGTTAATATCAAATTCCTCCACGAAACCCGTGATGAAATCATGATACCCTCCCGGCTGGAAAAGCGTCTGATGCGGATTCTTTTGAACCACACCCTCATTGAAGACCCGTATATTTTTGAAAAAGCCGCCCGCAACCGGAAAGTCAGCACGGTCTTGAATTCGGAGGCTTTCAAAGCGGCACTCGATGACGTGGGCAGCTCAGATCTAACCGCAGGTGCCACGAGCTTGACGGAAATCAAAGAACTTGTCGAGCACCTTGAACTCAAGCGGCTGATCAACCTGTCCGTCGAGCGTTCTCTGTGGGAAACGGAGGAACCCTCTACACATACAAAAGCGGATTTTCTGAAGCTGTTTCAGCGACCCTTGGCCGGCAACGGCGTCGAGCCCCTGTTTCAATTGTTAGGAATTCAAACCAGCGCCAGAACCCGGGGAACACTCTGGCCGAAAAAAATCCTTTGGCTGGCGGATGAGGTCGGTGAGATCGTGGTCGATCTGGCCATTATTCAGTATCTGGCAAAGCTGGGACACAAGATCATTATCGCTTTCAAGGAAGGCCCCCTGTTTACCAAAGTAGCTATTAAAGATGCCCAGGAAGATGAAATTCTGCGCCGTGAACTTAAGGGTGCGTTTTTTATCCAGGAAAAAAACATGCCCAAAAACGAATTGCTTAAAATGCTCAGAAGCGACTACAACATATTTGTCGTATCCGATGGAACCCTTGAAAATCTGAACCTCCTGCTGACGTCGACAACCTTTGCCAGGATATTCAAAGAGGTCGACGGCATCATTTCACGGGGACATGACCAGAAGCGGCGCTTTTTTGACAGTCATTTCCAATTCACCCAGGATATCCTCAATATCTCTCAAAACGACCGGGGATCTGTCTCGATCTGTCACAAACCCAAACATCCGGCGGTAATCAAGTTTTTGCACAAGGACCTTGAAAACAAAGCCAGAACGATTATCGATCAGATGGAAAACGCCAAAAAGCAGGGCATGACCGTGGTTTTTTACAGTGGAATTATCGGTTCCAT contains:
- a CDS encoding HAD family hydrolase — translated: MLKHDLISKYIRPLSPNPTSLHASGQLKETVRCVLFDVYGTLFISASGDIGVAGQVSRQTDQLKNLLQTFGIQKAPDLILEAFFATITAEHEEQKENGVDFPEVEIDRIWMRVLKSSDLELIRAFALEFELIVNPVYPMPNLEKTLAGCKALNLLMGIISNAQFYTPALFHWFLGSHPEHLGFHPDLLFYSYRCGYAKPSAHMFQLAAENLKHMNIPAQAALYLGNDMLNDIYPAQKIGFQTALFAGDARSLRLRKDIPECSNLSADIVITDLEQLLDHIRNAGSSFSATKTQRHKIGRKRQNTQFQKTRDK